CTAAAGCCAAAGAAAGTGCAGCTACACTAGTAATGGCAAATCGAACTATTATTTTCATGTTAGATTTTTATTTAGTTTTCTATCTGATCCTAACAGAGAACTCTGTTAGCAAACGAATATATTAAAATTGTTTTATACTTTACAATTAATAATTAACAAAGATAATGTCAGCATACCAATAAAACTTTGCTAATCGTTAGAAGTTCTACTTTTAGAATACACTCTCCACTTCTCTACAACAGCCTGGATATCATCAGGTATCGGAACTTCAAATCTCATAAACTCCCCACTAACAGGATGCTCAAAGCCTAATGTTCTTGCATGCAATGCCTGACGTGGCAACAACGTTAAACAATTCTGCACAAACTGCCTATAATTTGTAAACGTTGTACCTTTTAATATTTTATCTCCGCCATATCTTTCATCTCCAAATAAGGTATGACCAATATATTTAAAATGTGCTCTTATCTGGTGAGTCCTTCCGGTTTCAAGTCTGCACGAAACCATAGTTATATAACCCAATCGCTCTAATACTTTATAGTGTGTAACAGCCTCTTTTCCCAGTTCCCCTTCAGGATAGACAGACATCTGCATTCTATTCTTCACACTTCTGCCGATATGTCCTTCTATAGTCCCTTCATCTTCTTCGACATCGCCCCAAACCAAAGCCACATATTCTCTTTCAGTAGTTTTATTGAAAAACTGTTTAGCCAAATGAGCCATAGCAAATTCATTTTTGGCGATTACCAGTAATCCGCTTGTTCCCTTATCGATTCTGTGAACCAATCCGGGCCTGTCCAGGTTTTCACTTTTATCAGGTAAGTTATCAAAATGAAAAGTCAGAGCGTTCACCAGGGTTCCACTGTAATTGCCGTGTCCGGGATGTACTACCATCCCATGCTCCTTATTTACTACGATCAAATCATCATCTTCATAAACAATATCCAAAGGTATATCTTCAGGAAGCACAGTACCGTCTCTTGGCGGATATGCCAATATCACTTTTACTTCATCACCGGCTTTAACTCTATAATTTGGTTTAACTTCATTTCCATTCACCAATATATTTCCGGCTTTAGCAGCATTTTGAATCTTATTTCGAGTAGCATTCTCAATAAAATTCATCAAATACTTATCTACTCTTAAAGGCTCCTGCCCCTTATCGGCAATAAATTTATAATGCTCGTAAAGTTCCCCTCCATCTACCTTTTCCTCTATCTCTTCCATTTATTATCCTTTCTTTAATTTGAAAACAAAAGTTAACCGGTTATAACATTATTCAACAGATAATGAATCACTTGTAATTTTCGTCAATTTCGAACTATCACTTGTCAACCATAAATCTATCACACTCCCTATCTTCAACTTGCTGTTTTTATGATAATTAGGATATTGCTTGTATATAAAATATTTTTCAGCATCATTTCTTCCACCGTCATATCTTACTTTTCCAAGGTTTAACGACATTTCGACTAACTTCTTTTTTGCTACAGAGATATCATCTCCTATAAAATTAGGCAAAGTGGTCTTCTCGCTATTTAATCCGGCA
This genomic window from Bacteroidota bacterium contains:
- a CDS encoding RluA family pseudouridine synthase — its product is MEEIEEKVDGGELYEHYKFIADKGQEPLRVDKYLMNFIENATRNKIQNAAKAGNILVNGNEVKPNYRVKAGDEVKVILAYPPRDGTVLPEDIPLDIVYEDDDLIVVNKEHGMVVHPGHGNYSGTLVNALTFHFDNLPDKSENLDRPGLVHRIDKGTSGLLVIAKNEFAMAHLAKQFFNKTTEREYVALVWGDVEEDEGTIEGHIGRSVKNRMQMSVYPEGELGKEAVTHYKVLERLGYITMVSCRLETGRTHQIRAHFKYIGHTLFGDERYGGDKILKGTTFTNYRQFVQNCLTLLPRQALHARTLGFEHPVSGEFMRFEVPIPDDIQAVVEKWRVYSKSRTSND